Proteins encoded together in one Ictidomys tridecemlineatus isolate mIctTri1 chromosome 3, mIctTri1.hap1, whole genome shotgun sequence window:
- the Cenpx gene encoding centromere protein X isoform X2 — protein MMLLSTHHAAWSWCQVRQYWWAALPRPLEQKGLTLPPLQELVSRLLHLHFRDSKTKVSGDALQLMVEFLRIFVVEAAVRGVRQAQAEGAVLVDVDQLEKVLPQLVCGVQDGPSGVSWGMPDWLLSALLPNSSWISRDVHPP, from the exons ATGATGCTTCTTAGCACCCACCATGCAGCATGGAGCTGGTGCCAAGTGAGACAGTACTGGTGGGCAGCTCTTCCCAGGCCTCTGGAGCAG AAGGGGTtgaccctccctcccctccaggaGCTGGTGAGCAGGCTGCTGCACCTGCACTTCAGGGATAGCAAGACCAAAG TCAGCGGGGATGCACTGCAGCTCATGGTGGAGTTTCTGAGGATCTTTGTTGTGG AGGCAGCTGTCCGGGGGGTGCGCCAGGCCCAGGCAGAGGGTGCAGTGCTTGTGGACGTGGACCAGTTGGAGAAGGTGCTCCCTCAGCTGGTATGTGGAGTGCAGGATGGCCCGTCTGGGGTGTCCTGGGGGATGCCTGACTGGCTGCTGAGTGCCCTTCTCCCCAACAGCTCCTGGATTTCTAGGGATGTTCATCCTCCCTAG
- the Cenpx gene encoding centromere protein X isoform X7, with product MEGSCAGFRKELVSRLLHLHFRDSKTKVSGDALQLMVEFLRIFVVEAAVRGVRQAQAEGAVLVDVDQLEKVLPQLLLDF from the exons ATGGAAGGATCCTGTGCGGGCTTCCGGAAG gaGCTGGTGAGCAGGCTGCTGCACCTGCACTTCAGGGATAGCAAGACCAAAG TCAGCGGGGATGCACTGCAGCTCATGGTGGAGTTTCTGAGGATCTTTGTTGTGG AGGCAGCTGTCCGGGGGGTGCGCCAGGCCCAGGCAGAGGGTGCAGTGCTTGTGGACGTGGACCAGTTGGAGAAGGTGCTCCCTCAGCTG CTCCTGGATTTCTAG
- the Cenpx gene encoding centromere protein X isoform X3 — MMLLSTHHAAWSWCQVRQYWWAALPRPLEQELVSRLLHLHFRDSKTKVSGDALQLMVEFLRIFVVEAAVRGVRQAQAEGAVLVDVDQLEKVLPQLVCGVQDGPSGVSWGMPDWLLSALLPNSSWISRDVHPP, encoded by the exons ATGATGCTTCTTAGCACCCACCATGCAGCATGGAGCTGGTGCCAAGTGAGACAGTACTGGTGGGCAGCTCTTCCCAGGCCTCTGGAGCAG gaGCTGGTGAGCAGGCTGCTGCACCTGCACTTCAGGGATAGCAAGACCAAAG TCAGCGGGGATGCACTGCAGCTCATGGTGGAGTTTCTGAGGATCTTTGTTGTGG AGGCAGCTGTCCGGGGGGTGCGCCAGGCCCAGGCAGAGGGTGCAGTGCTTGTGGACGTGGACCAGTTGGAGAAGGTGCTCCCTCAGCTGGTATGTGGAGTGCAGGATGGCCCGTCTGGGGTGTCCTGGGGGATGCCTGACTGGCTGCTGAGTGCCCTTCTCCCCAACAGCTCCTGGATTTCTAGGGATGTTCATCCTCCCTAG
- the Cenpx gene encoding centromere protein X isoform X5, which translates to MEGSCAGFRKKGLTLPPLQELVSRLLHLHFRDSKTKVSGDALQLMVEFLRIFVVEAAVRGVRQAQAEGAVLVDVDQLEKVLPQLVCGVQDGPSGVSWGMPDWLLSALLPNSSWISRDVHPP; encoded by the exons ATGGAAGGATCCTGTGCGGGCTTCCGGAAG AAGGGGTtgaccctccctcccctccaggaGCTGGTGAGCAGGCTGCTGCACCTGCACTTCAGGGATAGCAAGACCAAAG TCAGCGGGGATGCACTGCAGCTCATGGTGGAGTTTCTGAGGATCTTTGTTGTGG AGGCAGCTGTCCGGGGGGTGCGCCAGGCCCAGGCAGAGGGTGCAGTGCTTGTGGACGTGGACCAGTTGGAGAAGGTGCTCCCTCAGCTGGTATGTGGAGTGCAGGATGGCCCGTCTGGGGTGTCCTGGGGGATGCCTGACTGGCTGCTGAGTGCCCTTCTCCCCAACAGCTCCTGGATTTCTAGGGATGTTCATCCTCCCTAG
- the Cenpx gene encoding centromere protein X isoform X4, whose amino-acid sequence MELVPSETVLVGSSSQASGAAQSDAPPILRPWGGSAFSWKSTRSFQKGLTLPPLQELVSRLLHLHFRDSKTKVSGDALQLMVEFLRIFVVEAAVRGVRQAQAEGAVLVDVDQLEKVLPQLLLDF is encoded by the exons ATGGAGCTGGTGCCAAGTGAGACAGTACTGGTGGGCAGCTCTTCCCAGGCCTCTGGAGCAG CACAGTCAGATGCCCCCCCAATCCTGAGACCCTGGGGTGGCAGTGCTTTCAGCTGGAAGTCAACCCGTTCCTTCCAGAAGGGGTtgaccctccctcccctccaggaGCTGGTGAGCAGGCTGCTGCACCTGCACTTCAGGGATAGCAAGACCAAAG TCAGCGGGGATGCACTGCAGCTCATGGTGGAGTTTCTGAGGATCTTTGTTGTGG AGGCAGCTGTCCGGGGGGTGCGCCAGGCCCAGGCAGAGGGTGCAGTGCTTGTGGACGTGGACCAGTTGGAGAAGGTGCTCCCTCAGCTG CTCCTGGATTTCTAG
- the Cenpx gene encoding centromere protein X isoform X1 gives MELVPSETVLVGSSSQASGAAQSDAPPILRPWGGSAFSWKSTRSFQKGLTLPPLQELVSRLLHLHFRDSKTKVSGDALQLMVEFLRIFVVEAAVRGVRQAQAEGAVLVDVDQLEKVLPQLVCGVQDGPSGVSWGMPDWLLSALLPNSSWISRDVHPP, from the exons ATGGAGCTGGTGCCAAGTGAGACAGTACTGGTGGGCAGCTCTTCCCAGGCCTCTGGAGCAG CACAGTCAGATGCCCCCCCAATCCTGAGACCCTGGGGTGGCAGTGCTTTCAGCTGGAAGTCAACCCGTTCCTTCCAGAAGGGGTtgaccctccctcccctccaggaGCTGGTGAGCAGGCTGCTGCACCTGCACTTCAGGGATAGCAAGACCAAAG TCAGCGGGGATGCACTGCAGCTCATGGTGGAGTTTCTGAGGATCTTTGTTGTGG AGGCAGCTGTCCGGGGGGTGCGCCAGGCCCAGGCAGAGGGTGCAGTGCTTGTGGACGTGGACCAGTTGGAGAAGGTGCTCCCTCAGCTGGTATGTGGAGTGCAGGATGGCCCGTCTGGGGTGTCCTGGGGGATGCCTGACTGGCTGCTGAGTGCCCTTCTCCCCAACAGCTCCTGGATTTCTAGGGATGTTCATCCTCCCTAG
- the Cenpx gene encoding centromere protein X isoform X6: MEGSCAGFRKELVSRLLHLHFRDSKTKVSGDALQLMVEFLRIFVVEAAVRGVRQAQAEGAVLVDVDQLEKVLPQLVCGVQDGPSGVSWGMPDWLLSALLPNSSWISRDVHPP, encoded by the exons ATGGAAGGATCCTGTGCGGGCTTCCGGAAG gaGCTGGTGAGCAGGCTGCTGCACCTGCACTTCAGGGATAGCAAGACCAAAG TCAGCGGGGATGCACTGCAGCTCATGGTGGAGTTTCTGAGGATCTTTGTTGTGG AGGCAGCTGTCCGGGGGGTGCGCCAGGCCCAGGCAGAGGGTGCAGTGCTTGTGGACGTGGACCAGTTGGAGAAGGTGCTCCCTCAGCTGGTATGTGGAGTGCAGGATGGCCCGTCTGGGGTGTCCTGGGGGATGCCTGACTGGCTGCTGAGTGCCCTTCTCCCCAACAGCTCCTGGATTTCTAGGGATGTTCATCCTCCCTAG